The DNA segment CAGGAACCGATAAGAAAGGAACGAATGTTTTGGGATTGGTTGAAGCAGCAGCAAAGATGGGGTTTCTGGCAAAAGGAGTCAGGGGAGAATGGGACTCTCTCTTTAAAATACCCAAGCCTGCCATAGCACATGTGATTGTAAAAGAGGCCCTTCATCATTATGTTGTATTAATCAAGGCAACAGAGAAGTATATTGAAATAATGGATCCAGCCGATGGAGAGCTTCACAGAGTTACACATGAAGAATTCAAAAAGCAATGGACAGGTGTCCTGGTACTGATTGCCCCCGGCGAAAAAGTTTACAATAGGCAATGAAAAAACATCAATTTCCGAACGGTTCTGGCGACTCATCAAACCTAACAAAGGGATTCTGCTTCAGTCGCTGGTAGGAGCGCTGGTATTCTCCGTACTGGGTCTGGCAGCATCTTTATATGTAGGGAAACTTGTTGATAATGTATTACCGGGAGGGAACCTCAGCCTGCTGAATCTGCTAGGCATTGCGATGTTACTTATAATTATACTGAGACTGCTGCTAAGTTATTTCCAGACAATATTTATTCTTAAGGCCGGACAGCGGATAGATGCAACACTAATCCTGGGATATTATCAGCATCTGCTTAAGCTTCCCCAGACCTTTTTCGACAATATGCGCACAGGTGAGATAATTTCGAGGATAGGGGATGCAGTGAAGATAAGGGTATTTGTGAATGAAGTCTCGGTAAGTCTTATCCTTAACGTATTCATATTAATAGTATCATTTGTGCTGATGTTCTCTTTCTACTGGAAGCTGGCACTGATAATGCTTTTTGTTGTGCCGTTTTATGCATTAATATATTTTATCTCGAACAGGTTAAACAGGAAAGTCCAGAGAAAGGTTATGGAGAAGGCTGCAGATCTTGAGGCACAGCTTGTCGAATCGCTTAATGCAGCAGGAACTATAAAGAGATTCGGTCTGGAAGAGTTTTCCAATCTGAAGACAGAGACACGGTTTGTGAATCTGCTGGAGATAATTTATAAGTCAGGATTGAATGGCATTTTCTCATCCAGTTCAACAAGTCTTCTTTCGCAGGTGATTACGATACTTGTTTTATGGATAGGAGCCGGGTATGCAATAAGTTCGCAGATCACACCCGGAGAGCTGCTCTCATTCTATTCAGTGGTAGGATATTTTACCGGTCCGGTTACAGGCATTATTGGCTTCAACCGCACCCTTCAGGATGCAAAGATAGCAGCAGACAGGCTCTTTGAGATCTTTGACCTGGAGATTGAAGATGAATCGAATAAGATTGATCTGAAGCCAGAGATGGCCGGAGACATCAGGTTTGAGAATGTGAAGTTCCGTTACGGCACCAGGGTGGATGTATTTGATTCACTTAATCTAACAATAAAGAAGGGAGATATAACAGCAGTGGCAGGGGAGAGCGGATCGGGGAAGTCGACACTCATATCGTTGCTTCAGAATCTGTATCCTGTACAATCGGGGCATATTAAGATTGGCAGTCACGACCTCAGGCATCTTACCAATTCATCGCTTCGAAAGGTAGTATCGGTTGTCCCGCAGAAGATCGACCTTTTTGCGGGGAATGTCCTGGAGAACATAGCTGTCGGCGAGTTTCAGCCCGATATGGAGAGAGTGCTGGAAGTCTGTGAGAAGCTTGGCATGATGAAGTTCATAGAGCAGCTCCCGCATGGATTCAACACATACCTGGGAGAGAACGGAGCCACCCTCTCGGGCGGTCAGCAGCAAAGGATTGCAATTGCGAGAGCGTTGTACAGGGATCCGGAGATCCTGATCCTCGATGAAGCGACCTCATCACTCGACTCGATGGCAGAGACATTTGTTCAGAATACGATTGAGTTATTACGGAAATCGAATAAGACAGTTATAGTTATTGCGCACAGGTTATCGACGATCAGTCTGGCCCAGAGAATAATAGTGCTTGAAAAGGGAGAGATAGTCCAGGATGGCACCTTTTCCGAACTGGCGAATACACCGGGAGCCTTCAGGAGGATGTGGATGCATCAGACGATAGATGTAACGGAGACAATAAAAGTATGAACCCAAAATACCAATAGCATGAAAGTATTTGAATATCTCGATCGCATCAGCAGGATGCACAAGCTGGTGTCGAGGCGCAAGACCGGCACCCCTGAAGAGTTTGCCTGTCAGCTGGGCGTCAGCAGGACCAGTCTGTATGAACTGATTGATGAGTTACGTTCGCGCGGAGTGCCGATAGCTTACTCGAAGTCGGCGAAGACCTTTTTCTACAGTCAGCCCTACGACATAGCTGTCACCTGTTCCCTTCGTCCGCTCACCTACACAGAAACCAAAGAAAATGAAGGCGGCTCGGTAATTTTCCCCAAAATCCTTTTTTTCCGTACGCTGTCCTCCGACCTTAGTATGGTAACGTTACCATGCTAAAACCCCGGGCATGAGAAAGAAATGGGGGAGAAATTAAAATTTAAAATAGTTATCTGCATAAGATTATTATTCCGGATAGATATTCGGCGCGGATTAATTATTTTTACTAATGAAATATGAATATCATGAAAAATTCAGAATTACGTTTGATGGGAGTTCAGGAACTGAATCCCGTTGAAATGCAGGAAACTGATGGTGGTGTAGTATTAATCATCCTTGGTGTATGCGCTGCTGTATTGGCGTTGTCTTCATGTACAATAAATTTTAACACACAAATTGGGGGTTCAGGTAATACAATAAATGTAACACAGGTGGCGGATAGTACTATGAATGGGAATTGCAGATGGCAACTGTAGAACCTATGGAATTAGCAAAAGTTTAATATGCCAATCGGATATTGATGAAAATTATTACATAGTTAAAGCAGGTGTAAAAGATGCACCTGCTTTATTAGTATTTTTATATTTTTTATTTGTTATACTTGATATTGCTACAACTTATCTGGCTTCACCAGATTTGAAATATGAAGATAATTGGATTATCGTTATTTACATTTTAGTTGGGTACAAACTATCATATTCTATGGTTTTTTGCTATCCTATTAAGTCTGTAATTTATCATAGCAATGAAATATCTTAAAAACACTGGGGATAAAACAAGGCAAATTTCCTTTCGGTTTTTATCAATTATCCAAAATAAATGGTTATCCATGTGTTGTTTTGTCTTAGGATGTTTCTATTCCCATCTGTTTTATTCGGTCTTTGTATCATGTAATAACTAACATTATATATATATATTAAAAATAGATAATGTTTTTGAAAGATTTCTTATTGGTATATTAATAAAGTAATAATTGGTTATCTCTCTTTTTATTTTTGTCATGGATTTTTTATAATGGTCGCAATCCTTTATACAGTATTTATAGTGAAGGGAATAGAGAGAAAGTCTCTGAAAGTCTCAGAGGTAAAAGACTCATTATGATAACTATTTACTAACTCCGGACTTCAGTCCGGAGCAGATATAATGAATAGAGAACCGGGCTTTAGCCCAAAACCTTCACAGTATACCAGTCGTGATTCATTCAGAACTAGTTAATGAAGGTTTTTTAATCTAACTACATCTGGATACTATAACACCTATTTTTTACAGGTCTTTACTTTATTTTAAATTCTTTTTTTATACTCCAAAATCCTTTTTTCCGTACGCTACTCTCCGAAATTTATTTAGCACTTAAAGGAGTTTATGCTAAAATTGATCTACCAGGTCCTAGACCTTCAAATACTTGAATATACATTAAATGAAATTTTGATTAGGTCATTAGTATTCACTTAACAACTATTTATTATGCAAAAATTTAATTTTAATTCAATGGGTGTTCATGAGATGAATACCCTTGAAATGCAGTCAACCGATGGTGGTTTCGTTCTCATAATCCTTGGAGTTTGCGCTGTTGCTTTAACTCTGTCTTCATGTATAACAACATATGCGACCTTGACTGAGATTGACTGAAATGGTTTGTAAATCAAAAACCTTCTTCAGGAGAGTATAGATCTAGCAAAAAGATATAATATGCCAATAGGATATTAGTGCGGATATTTAATCACCTAAAAATGAAGAAACTTCAAATAACAAAACGAGATGTAAAGGTTTTCTTTCTAGGCATGGTAGCTGCATTCCTGATAGTACTTATCTATGAATGGGATGATTTTGTGGATGGTTTAAAGGGAGGATTTGAAAGTGCGACAGTCGAGATTAGTAAATGAATTACTGATCTCCCACCACGGACTAAAGTATATGGTTAGAGGAAGGCAGGTGCTATTACAGCATCAGGGTCATTCACTAACCACGGCTTTTAAGCCGTGGTAGGCAGAATCGGAAGGAATAGGGCTTTAGCCCGGAACCTTACATCACACCTAATATGTATACATATAATAATATGCTTTCTGATTCATCCTCCTCCGCAAGAGGTGATTATAAGCGGTTTTGGGCTAAAGCCCTTTCCCTGAGACTTATCTCCAACCACGGACTGAAGTCCGTGGTTAATGGATGCCCTGCACGATCAAGGTATCAGTGGCAATCACTAAGCAGGGTTTTTAACGGACTGAAGTCCTCAGCTAGTGGAAGACCATGATGATTACAGCATCAGGTTATTAACTAACCACGGCTTCTAAGCCATGGAGGAGACCAACCTGAGTAACCACGGCTTTTAAGCCGTGGAAGTTGAAACACGCTATAAAACAGGGCTTTAGCCCAAAACCTTAATACTATGCCGTACGTAAAGATCTGGATTCACTGTGTTTGGGGAACTAAAAACCGTAAACAATTCCTTTTGGGTGAGAAAAAGGCAGAAGTGATCAGTCATATCCGGAACAATGCCAATGAAAAAGGTATATATATAGACTTTATAAATGGACATACAGAGCATCTTCACTGCCTTCTTTCTTTAAACCAGGACCAGACATTATCCAAAGTGATGCAGCTGATTAAGGGAGAATCCTCTTTTTGGATTAATAGAAATTTGGTAGTAAAGGATAAATTTGAATGGGCTGAAGAGTATTTTGGTGTTTCTGTGAGTGAGTCCCATGTTCATCGGGTTAGGGAATATATTAAAAATCAGGAACAGCATCACACGAAAAAATCATGGCAGGAGGAGTATGATGAATTTATTGAGAAGTACGGATTTAACATTTTTTATGATAAGTAATCTATTTACATTTTATAGGTTTTGGGCTAAAGCCCTTTCTCAGAGACTGATCACCAACCACGGACTGAAGTCCGTGGTTAACTGATGCATTGCATGATTACAGCATCAGGTTATTAACTAACCACGGCTTCTAAGCCATGGAGGAGACCAACCTGAGTAACCACGGCTTTTAAGCCGTGGTTTGCAGAACCTACAAGACCCGGGCTTTAGCCCAAAACATACATAACACGCATTATAACAATACCTCAATCAATCTAAGTATAATAAAAGTGACTATTTATGAAAATCCTCCACCACATCAAAGCCGGCTCCAGGTTAGTGCCCGTTTCACTAATTCTGGTATACATCCTCTTTGTCAGTCTGGATCTGTTTACAACATACCTGGCATCGCCTGATCTGAAGTATGAAGGTAACTGGATTGTCAGGTACTTTAATCTGGGCTGGACACAAATCTTAATTCTTGTTCCGGTTAATTCTCTTCTGGAAATTCTGCTTTTGTATCTGGGATTAAGTTTTACTCATTATTACTATCTGAATAACAGGGCAGGCTCCGGTTCCGGATTAATCAGAAGGATTTTCAAAAACAAAAAACTTGTATTCAGTTTAATTGCAATCGGGTATTTTTACAACCATCTGTTCTTTTCAGTTTACATTACATTCAGCAATTACCTCAGTCATCTTTACATAAACAAAATAGAAAACATTTTTAGTGGAATTTCTGATTATTATATAGGTATTGAGATCATGTGTGGTAAATTATTTTTCCCGGCTGTGCACTTACTAACAATAACTGCATCAATATTCTATATTTTATTTATGGTGAAAAGAATAGAAAGAAACTACCCATTTGAAGGTCATTCAATAGTCATTCAATAGTCATTTCAGGTAGGAAATCTGGAATCGGTTCTTCGCACCCTTTAGGGTAAGGGGCGAACGAAGAACCGATAGTCATTCAATTGTAAAACAATCAATGACCACAAATGACAGCGCAGCAAATGACGCGAAGCAAGTAACACGAAGTAAATGACGCAAAAGGCAAATGACGCCGAAAGCAAATGACAACTGAATGACGGCCGAAGGCAAAAAAAGGAGAGCCCCGGCCAACAAATGCAGCCAGGGCTAGGGGGGGTCTGTAGTCAGGATGACCACAGTTGCCATAGGAATGTAACTACTAGCACGGAACGCAGCGAGAGATGTCTAATAGTATTCCTAAAATCTACTCCATAAGAATATTACTTTATTCCACATCCTGTAACCTGAAAAGTGATAAATCAAAACCCGGATTTTTCCTGCTACACCAACTTCACTATACAATATTAAAAATGGCCAGGGACAGAAAAATGGGGGAAGCGTATGTTATACAACATGTTTTAAATAATTTTCTGCTGTCTCATCTGTCAGATACGAAACTGTCAGATGGCAGAAGTTTAGATTGACGCCTTCGTCTTTTAACTCCCTGACAAATCTTTTAACGCTTCTGTCGCTGATTCCAAATCTGAAAGCCAGATCTGCCGGTGTTCCGGTGCATTTTAACAATGCAAGCTTAAGTAACCGGATCTTGAAATTCTTTTTATCCAAATTAGTCATTATTGCAGAATTAACATTAATAAAATTATCTCATTGGTTATAAATTTAAAAATAATTCAGTTTATTATCCAAATAAATATCGAATTATTTTCGGTTTTGGTTGAATTATTTTTCATTTCTCATTTCTTCCCTGGCAATTATTATTCTTTTCTTTTGTTCATCCAAAAGAATGGAGCCAAAGAGGGTGCCGGAATCTGAACAAAAGGCAAGTTTGGCGAAGCCAATTCGGCGCCAGCTTTTTACCCCACTTCTCTCTTTATCCCGTTTTGTCCCAAAGACGTCAACCTAAGCATTGGGGATGAATGAGAAACCGCATAAGAAAGTTTCCCCTCCTTTTGAAGGAGGGGTGGTTGGGAGGACTGGTTATCACATATTTACCATATTTTATATCCCAACCGGGGTGGTTGATTCCTTGATTTCTTCTCACCTATATTTGTTGGATAGACCTGAATTGTAAGAAATGATATGAGAATAACCATTGTAAGAATAGATCCAGAATTTGAATATACAATCAACCACCCCGGCCGGTATCAGAATTTGTCTCATAATTCAATAGTGGTCCGGCCACCCCTCCTTCAAAAGGAGGGGAAATGTATCAAGTATATATTCCGTGCTTTACAAAATGTTTCGTATAAAACTCTCTCACTATTTTGCAGCATTTAATACCTTAAGTATTCGGCCTTGCCTTCTCCCTCTCATCTTTTTATCAGCCACCACAATTTCCCAATCCGGTGCGGATAATACATCAACACCTTCAGGGTACTTGTACATTTATACCTGTTCTTCATAAACCTTACAGAAGGGAATATGTCTCCCAGAACAAACAGGATCTTTCGGTGCAGTCCCGGAATATCTGAGAGGACGTGATGGTAGAAATGTGATTTATCTGCCGGGGGATTATCTTTAGGACTCTTTAGGAAAAACAGAAATTTATTCAGATATGAAGGATTTAGATTTTTAGAGATAAAATCATTAATCAGGGCCGGAAAAGGGATCTCCCAGAATATGCGAAGCGGCTCAAGATGATTTGCAAGCATCTCCTGCATTCCTGATTCTGATGCCAGTTTTATAAGATCAGCATTTAATATTTCTTCTCTGTGTTTTTCCAGAAGAACAACAAGATCGGTATAAAGCCGTAGCTGCGATTCATTGTTCAACTCATGCAGATACAGATGCTTAACCAGATAGAGGAAAAAGATCTGCGGCTGCGGAATCCATGCTGTTTCATCTTTGATCTTAATCTCAAAACCTGTATCATAAAACAGGCTTGTCAGAGTCCTGTTCTTCCCCCCGAATAGTTCGTGGTGGATCTCAAGCGAGGTCCCGTTCTTTAAGAGTGAGGGGAGGTGCTTACCGGTGTCGGCTAAAATCAGCTTATGAAAAAATGATTTAACAGGAAGCGATTCATACCCGTCCTGAATCAAAATATTCCGTGCCCTGATGCAATCAGCCCGTGAGATAAGAACATCTACATCTGACATCTGGCGTAGTCCGGCATTACCATAGATACTGTTTTCTAGCGCCATCCCTTTCAGCAGTACTGTCTTTATCTTTTCTGCATTCAGCAACCGAAGAGCATTGGCAAGAGATTCTGTATTAAAAGTGTTCCGGCTAAGACTTTGCAGAAGTGATCCCCTAAGTATAACAGCAACATCATTGGGGATTGAAGAATTCAGGTTGTGTTTTTCAAGATTATTCCATGCCAGGGCTGTAACTCCATGAGCATTTGCCAGCTTCCTGAAATAATCCCAGTCTTTTATTTCAGGTACAAGCAGCCTGATCTTTTTCAAATGCTCCTCACTGAAATCAAGACGGCACAGTTCAATCAGAAGCCTCTCCTCGTCGCGTATATTCAGTTCACTGCTCATCTGTTAAACCTGCTGCTCTGCCTGGTAAACATTGTGTAGTACATTCCTCCTTTTTTCATCAGTTCATCGTGGGTACCCGTCTCGGTTATCGCTCCCTTATCAAGTACAATTATCCTGTCGGCAAGGGTTACATTTGTGAACCGGTGACTTATAAGAATCGATGTACGGTCTTTTACTATCTCCCTGAACCTGCTGAAAATCTCATGCTCTGTATCGGCATCGAGTGAACTGGAGGGCTCGTCAAGTATCAGCACCGGAGAATCACGATAAAGTGCACGCGCAAGTGCCAACTTCTGCCACTCTCCCCAGCTTAGTTCGCGGCTGTCATCGAAAAGATTTCCTATGATTGTGTCGTAGCTGTTTGGAAGATTACTAATCAGATTATCGACCCCTGTTACCGAGGCTGCGCTCTTTATCTTCACTGCATCTGCAGGAGAATTTATGTTTCCCAATCGTATGTTTTCTCCTGCCGAGAGATTGTAGAGCATAAAGTCCTGGAATACAACCGAGAACTGCTTCCTGTACTCTGCAGGCTCAATATGTTTTATGTCAGTATCGTCATATTTTACTGTGCCTGAATCGGGATCATAAAGTCTGCACAGCAATCTCACAAGCGTACTTTTCCCGGCACCATTCGGACCAACGAGTGCAACAACTTCCCCTTTCTTTATTTTGAAAGAAATGTTATTGATAGTACTGCTGTTGTTTCCCGGATAGGTGAAGGAGAGGTTCTCTGCAGCGATCTCATTAACAAGAGGGTGTATAATGGCAACCGGTTCTTTTGCAGTGATACCCTCTTTAAGGTTCAGGAATTCGAATGTGTCGCCAATAAACAGTCCGTCTTCATATAATCCGGCCAGCGAACTGAAGAGATCTTTTATATATAGCATTCCCTGCCTGAAAGCCAGGAGGAACATTGCCATCTCTCCCAAAGAAATCGTTTTGTTTATTGTTTGACGTGCGATAAACAATAATGTAACAAGCAGAGCCGAGGCTTTAAAAAGATTTGAGACAAGTTCTATTGTTGTTCTTTTCCTTATAATGTTAACTTCCTCATCTTTCTGTTTCAGGAAAGATGTTTTGAAAAGGTCCTTAAAGTAATTTCCCAATCCGAAAAGTCTCAGCTCCCTCGATGGCCTGTCGCCTGTAAGAAGCCAGTTGAAATAAGCCGATTTTCTTGATTCCGGTGTCTGCTTCCTCTGGAAATTATACAGCACTTCAGCATAATGAAGTCTGAGCCAAATTCCGGGGATATTGGCAACAATAAGAAGAACAGCCAGGCTCCAGTGAAGAGTAAGTATCAGTCCGGCCATAAGCAGTAGCGAGATAAATGCCCTGAAAACAGAGACGATGTTATTAAGGATACTGTTTGGCCGCCACGGGGCTTCCCTTGAAGCCCTTGTGAGACAGTCGAAATACTCAGGCTGTTCAAAGCTGATAAGGTCAAGTTTTATGGCTTTGGAATGGAGAAGATCATACATATAGACCTCAAGCTTCAACGACTGTTTCTTCCTGACAAAATTGCTGAGATCGGATGTGGCTTCATCGAGAAACCATACGATAACTACTGCTACAACCGGCCAGAGAATAATCTCCAGCGGGGTCACCTGATGGGCAGATGCAGCTTCTGTTATTGCATCAATCACACCTTTCAGAAGCCACACAAGTAACAAAGGAAAGATGCTTCTTATTACAGAAAGAAGAGTGTTGGCCAGTGCCCAGCCAGGGGCACTTCGCCAGACAAGTTTAAGGGATTCTCTGAATAGTTTAAGTTTCTCTCTCATTTTAGCGCTTCTTCAATTTTTTGCCCCCTTCCCCCTAAAGGGTGTATAATCTAGTATACAATTTAGCCCCTCTTTAGGGGGGTTGGGGGGCGGCGGATCAAAATATTTTCTTCTTCAACATTATAAATATCACCCTAAATCGATTCAATATATAATTCGGTCTTTTATTAATCCTGATATCCGCCAGCACCTGATTCTCCCCGCTTGTCTCAGCTCTCACAATCCGTCCCACAATCATTCCAATATTCACAGGTTTATCTGCATACGCATTACTATCTCCCCGTGCAACATATTTAGAAACCCCATCCTGATTAATAATTTTAGTCAGCCTGTGCACAACAAGTCCGTTCTCTCTTTTCACAGCAATTATTTCACCCGGCACAGGAAATCCCTTCAGTTTAATTGGTTCAATAAGAAGCATTGATCCTGGTTTGATACATGGATACATGCTGTAGCCGTGTGCTTTTATCCTGATAGTTTTCCCTTCCGATAACAGTGTAAGGCTCATATCCTTGACCAGTGTCTGTTTATTAAGATACTTATTCATTTTCCAGGATATAATCAATTACACTTCTGTCGGGTTTGAATGAGAGCTTCACAACCGGAATTGTCCCGCACATTATCGATACTGATCCCAGAAGTCTGGCAACAAGATCGTGACCCCAGTTATGCTGGATGCAGTTTGCCATAACAAGACTAACTGCCTGGGCTCCTTTTACAGGGACAATCCTGTTTTCAATACCATGCTCAATAATAAATATTTTGTGAAGAGGCGACTCATGAGGCTCATCATTATTATAAACAGGGGTGTTATGCATTACATAACCCATTCCGCTGTTTCTCACTATAAGTCTGTCATCGTGAATCACCTTGCCCCCTGTTTTATCCCATAATCCGGCCATTGTAGATTTGCCTTTGCCCGAAACACCGCTGAAAATATAACCATGTCCGAGATTATTAACTCCTGATGCATGGATCATTATATCACCATTTATTACTGTAAGGTAATACAGGATTAATCCGTCAAGTGGATACTCAAACGGATCAATCTCACCTTCAGCCCCTTCGATCCAGAGCTCCCAATGGGAGGATGTCAGCGAGAATTTCAAAACGGCATTCTTCTCTTCAGCCGACATTGGAAAGATTGTCCTGATGAACAGATCAGACCTGTGTTTCCATATGCTCCAGAAATTAGCTTTGTGACGGATCTGCACACCGTTCACTTCTTCAACAAAAGGAGCGTGAAAAACCCTTTCAGCCCCGTATGGGAGAATAAATGGTCCGGAGTGAACACTAATTTTCAAATCGCTTTCTGTCTTTGTACAAATATTTCTGAGGA comes from the Bacteroidales bacterium genome and includes:
- the tnpA gene encoding IS200/IS605 family transposase, whose translation is MPYVKIWIHCVWGTKNRKQFLLGEKKAEVISHIRNNANEKGIYIDFINGHTEHLHCLLSLNQDQTLSKVMQLIKGESSFWINRNLVVKDKFEWAEEYFGVSVSESHVHRVREYIKNQEQHHTKKSWQEEYDEFIEKYGFNIFYDK
- a CDS encoding nucleotidyltransferase family protein: MSSELNIRDEERLLIELCRLDFSEEHLKKIRLLVPEIKDWDYFRKLANAHGVTALAWNNLEKHNLNSSIPNDVAVILRGSLLQSLSRNTFNTESLANALRLLNAEKIKTVLLKGMALENSIYGNAGLRQMSDVDVLISRADCIRARNILIQDGYESLPVKSFFHKLILADTGKHLPSLLKNGTSLEIHHELFGGKNRTLTSLFYDTGFEIKIKDETAWIPQPQIFFLYLVKHLYLHELNNESQLRLYTDLVVLLEKHREEILNADLIKLASESGMQEMLANHLEPLRIFWEIPFPALINDFISKNLNPSYLNKFLFFLKSPKDNPPADKSHFYHHVLSDIPGLHRKILFVLGDIFPSVRFMKNRYKCTSTLKVLMYYPHRIGKLWWLIKR
- a CDS encoding ABC transporter ATP-binding protein, encoding MREKLKLFRESLKLVWRSAPGWALANTLLSVIRSIFPLLLVWLLKGVIDAITEAASAHQVTPLEIILWPVVAVVIVWFLDEATSDLSNFVRKKQSLKLEVYMYDLLHSKAIKLDLISFEQPEYFDCLTRASREAPWRPNSILNNIVSVFRAFISLLLMAGLILTLHWSLAVLLIVANIPGIWLRLHYAEVLYNFQRKQTPESRKSAYFNWLLTGDRPSRELRLFGLGNYFKDLFKTSFLKQKDEEVNIIRKRTTIELVSNLFKASALLVTLLFIARQTINKTISLGEMAMFLLAFRQGMLYIKDLFSSLAGLYEDGLFIGDTFEFLNLKEGITAKEPVAIIHPLVNEIAAENLSFTYPGNNSSTINNISFKIKKGEVVALVGPNGAGKSTLVRLLCRLYDPDSGTVKYDDTDIKHIEPAEYRKQFSVVFQDFMLYNLSAGENIRLGNINSPADAVKIKSAASVTGVDNLISNLPNSYDTIIGNLFDDSRELSWGEWQKLALARALYRDSPVLILDEPSSSLDADTEHEIFSRFREIVKDRTSILISHRFTNVTLADRIIVLDKGAITETGTHDELMKKGGMYYTMFTRQSSRFNR
- a CDS encoding S24/S26 family peptidase; amino-acid sequence: MNKYLNKQTLVKDMSLTLLSEGKTIRIKAHGYSMYPCIKPGSMLLIEPIKLKGFPVPGEIIAVKRENGLVVHRLTKIINQDGVSKYVARGDSNAYADKPVNIGMIVGRIVRAETSGENQVLADIRINKRPNYILNRFRVIFIMLKKKIF